From the Companilactobacillus ginsenosidimutans genome, the window TTTTATTATTGTTCGTTTATTTTGACTTATAAATTCATATAAAAAAAATAATATAATAATTGTTCGTATTTTACTGTTATTTTATCATGAATATAAAAAAATCCCGATACGATAAATTCGTATCGGGATATAAAATAAGTTATTAATTATTTTTCTTTCTTTTGTTGTGCTTTCATTGATGCCATAACTTGGTTAAGTTTCTTCTGTGAAGGCTTTTGTCCCATTTGTGCCATCATTTGTTTGATCATATCAGCACTGATTGGCGGATTGTCTTGAAAATACTTTTTCATATACCATCTGGCAACGAAAAATCCGATTACGACTCCGGCTAACACACCGATGATCGCAGCGATAACTATTGGCCACATATTCTTCTCACCCTTTCCATACTTATCTAATACTACATAAATTTACGTCTAATTTAAAGTCTAATCGTCTCTTAGACCCTTTTCTCTTTGAATTTTACGAACTTTTTCAGGTGTAACTTCTTTTCCCTCTTTATCGAATACTCTCATCATTTCAATTTGGGATTTGAAACCTGCTCTAAAGTTTTCCAAATACTCTTTACGAAGGGCACGTTGCTCCTCTTCTTCTTCTTTGGTAATTGTTCTATCTTTGGCTTTATGAGCTAAATCATTTAGCTTTTCAACTAAAGTTTCATTCTTTGTCATATTTGTCACCCCATAACCGAACACTTGTTTGAATTATACCTTTTACTTTGATACAATCTATTTAAGATATTAACAATGAGGTGTTCTAATGTCAAAAAACGAAGGATCAAAACAAACTCAAATACTTGAGTGCATCCACGACTACTTAGACGAACATGGTTATCCGCCAACGGTTCGTGAAATTTGTGAAGCAGTTGATCTTTCTTCAACTTCTACTGTCCACGGTCATTTATCTCGCTTAGAGAAAAAAGGATATATTCAAAGAGATCCAACTAAACCACGTGCACTTGAATTGACAATTTCAGGGCTTAATTTAATAGGTATAAAATCAAAAGAGATTCCTATTATTGGTACAGTTGCAGCTGGACAACCAATTTCCGCAGAACAGGATTTTGAAGGTACTTTCCCTATCCCACCTGACTTATCACGTGATTCTGGTGAATTATTCATGCTCAAAATTCATGGCGAAAGTATGATCAACGTTGGTATCCTAGATGGTGATCAAGTTATTGTCCATGAACAAAATACCGCAAACAATGGTGAAATCGTCATTGCAATGACTGAAGACATTGAAGCCACATGTAAGAGATTTTACGCAGAGAATGGGCACTATAGACTTCAACCGGAAAATGATACCATGGATCCTATTATCTTAGAAAATGTTGAAATCGTCGGTAAAGTCGTTGGTCTTTATAGACCTCAAATATTCTAAACGTTATCACACCATCTGGTGTGATTTTTTTTGACAATTGGACACAAAAAAAAGACTTGCGTATGCAAGTCTTTTAAATTGTCATGACTAGATGTCACGACGACGTTCTTTAATACGTGCAGCTTTACCTGTACGATCACGAAGAAAGTATAGTTTACTACGACGTACACGACCATATCTAACAACATCGACTTTATCAACACGAGGTGTGTTAAGTGGGAATGTTCTTTCAACACCAACACCACTTGACATCTTACGAACTGTATAAGTTTCGCTGATACCTGTACCGTGTTTCTTGATTACGACACCTTCGAATAACTGAATACGTTCACGAGTTCCTTCAACAACCTTAGCATGGACACGAACTGTGTCACCAGCGCGGAATTCTGGAATGTCAGAACGTAATTGTTCTTTTGTAATTGCTTGAATTAATGGCTTCATTAATTTTTTCTCCCTATCCGACACTCATACATATCTTTATCTAATACACAGCGGAATATCGTTAATTGTGTTTAAACACTTCTAATATACTACATTATTTGTGATTACTTGTAAACTACATTTCTGAACGAATTTCACGAAGTAACTTCTCTTCTTCCTTTGTCAGATCAATAGTTTCGAGCAAATCAGGACGTCTTATTAAAGTTTTTCTCAACGACTCTTTTAAACGCCAAATTCTAATTTTTTCATGATTACCACTTGTTAATACCTCTGGTACTTCTTTACCACGAAAATCGGCTGGACGGGTATATTGTGGATATTCAAGTAATCCATGCGAGAACGACTCTTCCTCTGCTGAAAAATTATTACCGAGAACACCGGGAACAAATCGCATCGTAGCGTCAATCATACTCATTGTAGGTAATTCTCCACCTGTGAGAATGTAGTCCCCAATCGACACCTCATCAGTAACTAAATCTTTAATACGCTCGTCAAAGCCCTCGTAGTGTCCGCAAATGAATACTAACTGCTCTTCTTTTGCAAATGATTGGGCCATTTTTGTATCAAATGTTTTACCTGCAGGATCTAAAAGAACGACCCTTTTTTTACCAGGATTCTCCGTTTCCAAATAACTCATCGCATCATAAATTGGTTGAGCTTGTAAAAGCATCCCCGCTCCACCACCATAAGGGGTATCGTCAACATGATGCTGCTTATTAGTTGTAAAGTCACGGAAATCAATTACTTGTAAATTGAGCAACCCTTTTTCTTGAGCTTTGCCAATTACAGATTCATTCAAAGCATCAAACATTCTTGGAAATATACTTAATATTGAAATATCCATTAGTCTATCAATCCATCCGGAAGATCAACATTGATAACTTTGTTATCAATATCGACTTTTTTTACTACATCTTCGATATACGGAATAAGTACTTCATCATACTTTGGACCTTTAACCACCCAAACGTCGTTAGGACCCAATTCCATAATCTCTGTCACCTTACCAATTTCGCCTAGCTTTTCATCAACAACCGGCAAGCCAACAATCTGACTATATAAAAATTCACCTTCAGCCAACTCAGGCTTTATTTCATTAGAAGTAAACAACTCGTTACCTTTGTATTGTTCAACGTCATTAATATTATCGAATCCTTTGAATTTCAATAGAATAAAATTCTTATGCTTACGAGACGACTCAATAGTAAATTCTTTGTTTCCAGCTTTTGATTTCATAATCAATTTGGAACCAGATTTAAATCGTTCCTCAGGAAAATCAGTGATAGAAATAACTCTTACTTCACCCTTGATACCATGAGTATTGACTATTTTGCCAACACGAAATAGTTTATCTGACATTTAATTCTCCATTTAAAAGAAAATAGGACCATGATAAAAGCAAGTTTTATCTGATCCTAATCGTCTTAATTATTTTGTATACTTGCTTTCATGATACTTTTGCATCAAACCATGTTTCTTAAGTAAGTTATGTACTGTATCTGAAGGTTGTGCACCTTTTTGTAACCAGTCCATGATCTTGTCATCATCTAACTTAAGTTCTTCTGGTTGTGAGATTGGGTTGTAGTAACCAACTTGTTCGATGAAGCGGCCATCACGTGGAGCACGTGAATCTGCAACAACGATTCTATAGAAAGGTCTTAATTTACTACCCATACGTTTCATTCTAATTTTAACTGACATTGTATGTCCTCCTGAAATTTCTTAACTTTGTTAGTATACACAAAAATAGATAGCATGTAAAGGAAAAAACTTTACACCCATCCGTTTTTTTTAATTACTCTTGAATCGCTTAATTTTCTTTAAACGTTTCTTCTTATTTTTCTTCTGCTTACGTACCATGGAGTGCATTGCCATCTTACCGAGACGCCCTTGGACACCATTCCCCATAAGTTGATCCATACCGTTCATGTTACCCTTACTCATTTGTTTCATCATATCTTGAGACTGTTTGAATTGCTTAATCATACGGTTAACTTCTTGAACAGAACGACCTGATCCAGCAGCAATTCTACGTCTTCTAGAAGGGTTTAGAAGTTTTGGATCTTCTCGTTCCTTCGGAGTCATCGAATAAACAATGGCCTTCAGGTGAGAAATATCTTTTTCATCAATATTAACATTTGCCAAGGCTGGGTTATTTGCCATACCTGGAATCATTTTCATAATTTCATCGAGTGGACCCATTTTTTGAATTTGATCCATTTGATCAATAAAGTCGTTAAAATCAAAGCTATTCGCCTTAATTTTTTCAGCCATGTCTTCTGCTTGCTTCTGATCATACTCTTTTTGAGTTTTTTCAATCAAGGTAAGCATATCACCCATACCAAGAATTCTATTCGCCATTCTATCAGGATGGAAAACGTCTAGTTGGTCAAGTTTTTCTCCTTGACCAATAAACTTGATTGGTTTTCCAGTTACAGCACGAATTGATAGCGCTGCACCACCACGAGTGTCACCATCAAGTTTTGTAAGTACAACACCGGTGATATCGAGTTGCTCATCAAAACCAGCAGCAACTTTGGCTGCAACTTGACCTGTCATTGAATCAGCAACAAATAAAATTTCATTTGGTTGCGCTAATTCTTTGATTTGCTTTAATTCGTCCATCAATTTCTCATCGATTTCCAAACGTCCGGCAGTATCAATAATTACATAATCATTTTTATTTTCAGCAGCCTTAGCCAATCCATTTCGAACAATATCAACTGGGTTCTTGTCAGTACCTTCTTCATACACAGGTGCACCGACTTGTTCAGCAACAGTCTTCAATTGTTCAATTGCAGCTGGACGATAAACATCCCCTGCAATAAATAATGGACGAGCTTTATCATTAGCCATTAAATATTTTGCAAGTTTACCAGCTGTAGTAGTTTTACCAGCACCTTGGAGACCAACCATCATGATGATTGTTGGAATATGGGGAGCTTTATTTAACGGAACAGCTTCAGTTCCCATGAGTTTAGTTAACTCATCATCAACAATTTTTACGACTTGTTGTGATGGAGTTAAGCTATCCATAACTTCAGCGCCTAATGAACGCTCTCTAACTTGTTTAATAAAGTCTTTAACAACATCAAAGTTAACATCAGCTTCTAACAAAGCCATTCTAACTTCGCGCATCACAGTACGGACGTCGTCTTCAGATAATTTACCCTTTCCTCTTAAAGAAGAAAAAACTTTATTAAGTCTTTCGCTTAAACCTTCAAAAGCCATATTTAACTCCTATTACATCTCATTTATTTTTGAAATACGAGTGACTAAAGCAAGTAATTCTTTGTCATTCGAATATTTATTTGATACTAGATTACTTAATTCATTTGCAATATCATCAATTTCTTGAGTTTTATCAATTAAATTAAGTTCTTTCTCAAATCTTTCCAACGAAGAAACGGACCGGTGAATATTGTCTAACACGGCTTGTCTTGAGACATGCAACTGTTCGGCAATTTCACCTAATGAAAAATCTTCAACATAATATAAGTTCATATATTTGTCTTGTTTACTCGTAAGTAACGTATGGTAAAAATTGTACAACAAATTTATCTCATTCGTCTTTTTCATATCCATTTTATTCACCTGAATCGACAATCAAGTCCTTAAACAATCCATAAATGAATTTCTCAGCGTCAAAATCACGCAGATCGTCCATTTGCTCGCCTAATCCTACTAATTTAACTGGTAAATGCAATTCATTTCGAATTGGCAGTACAATCCCACCTTGGGAACTTCCATCTAACTTAGTTAAAACAATTCCAGTAACGTTGGTAGTCTCATTAAATTGTTTAGCCTGGCTTAATGCGTTTTGACCGGTTGAACCATCTAGTACCAGTAAGACCTCCTGCGGTGCATCTGGCAACTCTTTAGTAATGACACGTTTGATTTTTTCAAGTTCACGCATCAAGTTTTGCTTATTCTGGAGACGTCCGGCAGTGTCAACCAACAGTATATCAAAGTCCTCATTAATTGCACGTTGAACAGCATCATAAACAACTGACGCCGGATCTGTTTGAGCAGCTTTGGCCTCAACAGGAACATTGACTCTTTTTCCCCAAACCTGAAGTTGTTCAATCGCTCCAGCTCTAAATGTATCACCCGCAGCTAATAGAACTTTCTTACCTTGAGACTGGAACCTATGAGCCAATTTTCCGATGGTAGTTGTCTTTCCGGCACCGTTAACCCCGACAAATAAGAACACTGTAGGATTCTTATCTTGACTGAAGTGTAAAGTGTTATCTTCTTCTTTACCTTCTTCATCATACATATCAACTAATTTTTCGACAATGACATCAGAAACATCAGCACGCTTCTTTACGTTCTTCAGTTTCACTTCTTCACGAAGTTCATCCGAAATTCTCATCGCAGTTTCGTATCCAACATCAGATTCAATGAGTAGCTCTTCAAGGTCATCAAAGAACTCTTCATCGACACTTCTGAAGTTAGCTAGGAATTTGTTGAAACGAGCACTAAAAGATGTACGGCTTTTTTTCAATCCTTCGTCATATTCTTTGACATCATCTTTTTCATCTGAATTAGTTTCAGATTCTTGTACAGATCCATCAGTGGCATCTTCAGTTGTTTGCGTATCATTTTCTTCTAAAACATTTGTTTCGGTTTCTTCAGGTTGTGTTTCAGTAGACTTATCTTCTACAGATTCGGTTGATGATGAATCCGAAGTTGAAACTTCTGAATCAGTTGATTCCTCCTCAAGCTTTGTTGAGTCGTTAGACTTTTCTACACTTGAATCTGATTCAGTTTCTTCATTCGATTCTGAAGAAATTTCAGATTCGGATTTTTTTGCATTAGCGTCCTCGTCTTTATCATCTTCAGACTTTGAAGTTGCTTGTGGCTTTTCTTCAACCACAGAAGTATCATCTGGACTAACTTGATCACTGGACTGTTGATCAGTTTGTTCCTCATTCACTTCTTCATTTTGTTTCTTCTCATCTTCTTTATCATTGCCAGAAAAGGCTTTTTTAATCCTATCAAAAAGTCCCATGTTTACTCCTATTCCTTTATCTCAACAGTTAGAACCCTGGATACACCAGATTCTTCCATTGTAACCCCGTATAGCCGATTAACATTCATCATCGTCCCCTTACGGTGGGTTATTACGATAAATTCAGTATTGTCATCATAACGATTTAAATAATTAGCAAAACGATAAACATTTGCATCATCTAACGAAGCTTCAACTTCATCAAGAATACAAAATGGCACTGGATTAACTTTAATAATTGCAAAAAGTAATGTGATTGCCGTTAATGCCTTTTCACCACCAGATAATAAGCTTAAACGTTGGAATTTCTTCCCGGGTGGCTGTGCAATAATCTCGATTCCCGTCGCCAACATATCGTTTGGCTCAGTTAGTACTAGTTTAGCACGACCACCAGCAAACATTTCTGGGAAAATAACCTCAAATGCCGCTGCCACATCATCAAATGTTTTTTTGAATCTGGTAATAACTTCATTATCCATCTCAGACATTGTATCAAGCAATTGCTTCCTAGCTTTAACCAAATCATCTTGTTGTGAAGTTAAGAACTCATACCTATCTTTGACTGCATCGTATTCGTCAATTGCGGAAATATTAACATTTCCAAGCTCTTTAATACCCATCTTCAAAAGATGTGCATCATGTTTAAGCTGTTTAGTGTCAATATTGTCTTCTTTTATTTCAGCAATCGCTGCCTCATAAGTTATTTGGTACTGCTCTGATAATACATCAAGTCTGCCGTTCATATCATTTGAAAGCTTCGTGGACTTAATAGCCAAATTCTCTTGTTGATCAGAAGCTGATTTTTGCAAATCGAAATTTCTTTGTGCTTCCTGATTCAGTCGTTCTGATTCATCATACTTGGTTTTTCTCTCAGTTTGGAGCTTTTGCAAATCCAACTTAATGGTTTGAATCTGTTTGTCTAATGACTGGACTCGCTCCTTAATTGCCGAATTGTTTGTATCAAGCTTTTGTCGTTCTGAATTCAATGCTTCCAATTGAGATTGTAAACTTTCAGATTGTTCATTGTTTTCGCTTATTTCAGATTTTAGTCGTTTAATCTGATCTGATTCATTTTTAAAGTTACTTTTGACAACTACAAGTTGAGTCTGTAACTCTTGCATCTGTTTATTGGTTTTTTCTTGTTCAGAATCAAAGTCATTAAGTACTTTTTGTTTGTGTTCAATATCTACTTGCAAATCAGCAATTGACTGTTTAAGTGTTTTTGAAGCTTCAACTTGATTTTGCAATTCATTTTCGATATCTGTACGTTCTGATTGAGTACGTTTCTGGTTGTATTGCAATGCTTCCTGTTGCTCTTGCAAATGCTTTTGTTCATTTTTATGGCTAGAAAGCTGATTCTCAAGTTGGTTCTTTGATTCCGTATATTTCTTCAACTCATCACTAATTGATTCATTTTCTTTACGCAATTGAATTAGTTGTTCACGTAACCTTTGAACGCTTCTTTGTTTCTCATCAATATCGTGTTCTTGCTTTGAAAGCTTTTCAGTTAAACTATCTAACTCTTCTTTACGCGTTAAAATGCTACTATTGAATCTACGTTGTTGACCACCAGTCATAGATCCACCAGCATTTACGACGTTACCATCAATAGTTACAACTCGATATTTTCTACCAACCGCGGCGGATGCCCTGGTGGCGGCATTAATATCTCTAGCGACGATAACATTGCCTAAAATACTTTTTATAACATTACTAACTTCTGATTTGAAATTAATTAAATCAGCAGCTATCCCAATATAGCCATCAACATTTTTTACTTTGTCTAAATCTGTGGAATAAATATTTCTTGGCTTGATAATACTTAGAGGCAGAAAAGTCGCACGTCCCCCTCGATTTGTACGTAAATAATTAATACCTTTTTTTGCGGATTCCTCATTTTTAGTAACAATGGATTGAAGTTGATTCCCAGCTATAGTTTCAATAGCAACTTGATATTGCTGCGGAACCTCGATTAATTCAGCAATGGCACCAACGATACCGCCAATTTCTGTACTGTTATTCAAAACGTTCTTTGCACCATCGTAAAATCCGGCATGTTCGTGTTCCATATTTTCCAGAACATTTTTTCTTGCCTTAGTTTCTTGAACATTTTCCAACAGCTTCAGATAAACCGAATTCTCACTTTGACCTTCTTCGGTAATCTTTTGCATGGAATGTTCGAGCTTTTGACTTTTACTAACCAAATCCTCATTTTCATTATCTAACTTTTTTATTTCCTCTCGTACTTGAGTAATTTTGACATTTGAATTATTCAAATAGCGGACTACCTCAGCCAAACGTTTTTCTTGGTCAGCTGATTGTGAGGCAATTCTGGTCAATTGCTTATTAGAAAATTTTTGTTCATTAGAATTGGAGACTTGCTCTTGAAGTGAATTTACATAATTATCCCTTGCATCCGAAATACTCTTATTTAATTCTTCTGGAGTTTTATCTTGGATTTGTTTAATTTCAGAAATTTGCTTTGAAAGCAAATTAATCTGTGACCGATAATCAGAGAGTTTTTTTTGTCTATCTTCCAAATCAGATTTCTTTTCTTGATTATCAGTTGATAAATTGGAGATTCTTTCGCTGATGGAATTCTTACTTGATGCATTAAATCCATTTCGCTCATCCGAAACAGCAATCTGTCCATTCAATTTTTCTAATTCTCTGGTTGTTGATACTAACTGATCTTGTTTTGTATCAATGCTAGATACTATTCGATTAACGTCTTCACGATTTCGATTAACTTGAAGATTTGATTGTTTAACTTGATTATCAATATTTTTAAGGCTGGCTTTGACCTCATCAATTTCTTTTTGAATTCCAGACTTTTGATCGGCCAAATCCTTAATTTCAAGAGCAAGGATTTGTTGATACAAAGCATCATATTTACCCTTTTGTTCCTGATAATCACGTGCAATACTAGCTTGTTTCTTCAAAGGTTCAACCCGTTGAGATAATTCTGAAACAATATCCGAAACTCGATGTAAGTTATCAGTTGTTTCCTCAAGCTTGTTCTCAGCCTGTTGTTTCTTTTGTTTGAACAACGAGACACCAGCAGATTCTTCAATAATACTTCTACGTTCGACTGGCTTGCTATTAAAGATTTCTTCAACTCTACCCTGAGAAATAATTGAAAATGACTGTTTTCCCATTCCTGAATCCATAAAAATTTCATTGATATCTTTTAGACGACAATTTTTATTGTTAATCGAAAATTCACTATCCCCATTTCGGAATAGCTTTCTTTTAATAGTAACGTTTTCTTGTTGTGACTTTAATTCGTGATTTGAATTATCAAATTGTAAAGTAACCTCAGCACGATTCATTTGTGGCCGAGTATCACTACCGGCGAATATTACGTCAACCATTTTGTCACCACGCAAACTGCGTGCTGATTGTTCCCCCATGACCCAGCGGATAGCTTCTGTAATATTTGATTTTCCACTACCGTTAGGTCCAACAATTCCGGTTATTCCGGAAGTAAAATCGATCTTGGTTTTGTCAGCAAATGACTTAAACCCGTTGATCGTCAATGATTTTAATGGCATAAATTAACTCCTATAACTCTTCTAGTGCACGTTTTGCAGCCATTTGTTCCGCGTGTTTTTTACTATAACCATAGCCTTTTGATAGAACCTTCTTATTTACAACGAGTTCAATTTCAAATTTTTTGTCATGGTCAGGTCCTTCTTCATCTATCACCTGATAATTAATATCGACTTCTCCAGCCTGTTGCAGTTTCTCTTGAAGATGTGTCTTGAAATCTGTGTCTTCAGAAAATTCACCAGAAGCAATATGTGGATAAACAACTTGTGTTAAGAATTGTTCAACTACTTCATTACCTTGATCAAGATAAAGAGCACCGTTGAAAGCCTCAAAAATATCTTCAAGCAATGTATGTCTTTGACGAGCACCTTGTTTTTCTTCACCTCGGCCAATTTGTAAATACTTGTCGATGTGAATTTGCTTTGCAAATCGAGCAAAACTATCTGTTCTAACAATGTCTGACCTCAAACGCGTCAATTTCCCCTCAGGTAATTCTGGAAAATGTGTGAAAAGATACTCTGAAATATTAATTTCCAGTACAGCATCCCCTAAAAACTCTAAACGTTCGTAGTCTCCAATGTTAAGGTCTCGGTGTTCATTATCATAAGATGAATGTGTCATTGCACGCTCAACCAATTTCTTATCGTTAAACGAAATACCGTAATCTTCTTTTAATAAATCAAAAAATTTAGGATCTAACATAGTTCGACTCCCTTCAAATACTTCTCATTATACTAAATTTTTACGCTGAATAATTGCATAAGTAAAAAAAATAAGACCATTTGGTCTTATTTTTGATTATTTTTGATATAGTCTACTGCATCACCGACGGTTGCAATTTTTTCAGCATCCTCATCAGGGATTTCTGCACCAAACTCTTCTTCAAGTTCAAGTACAAATTCCACATAATCAATTGAGTCACCGTCAAGATCTTTAGTGAATGATGTTCCTCTAGTTAATGAGCTTTGTTCTACTTCAAATTTATCAGCCAAAAGAGCTGTAATTTTATCAAAAATTTCTTGTTCAGACATATGCTTACTCCTATATACGACTATTTGTCGCTTTGCATTTTTTCAAAATATGTATTTGCTTTGTTTACTGTATCGTTTAGTAACATATCATAAATTTGCTTGACTGTGTAAAAAATTGTATCAACATCTGCAGCACCATGCGCTTTAACAACTGGAGATTTCAATCCTAATAACACAGCTCCACCTGCACGTGAGGTGTCAAACGTATCTTTAATGCCTTTTAGCGAAGGTGCAACAATAGCAGCACCCATTTTAGTGAAAAATCCGTTATTCATCAAGGCTTTTTTTAACTCATGCAAAATTATTCTTGCAGTTCCTTCCGTGGCCTTCAGTGCAGCGTTTCCAGTGAATCCATCTGTAACAATTACATCAGCCACACCAGCAAGGATATCGTTTGATTCAACATTACCAATAAAGTTAATTTCTTCCGTATTTTTTAGAAGTTCATAAGCTTCTTTATGTAAGGTATCGCCTTTGTCAGCTTCACTACCATTGTTCAAAAGACCAATTCTTGGTTCTTTAATTTGTTTTACATCTTGAGCATAAATTGAACCCATCACAGCCCACTGCTGTAAATAAGTTGCTTTTGCCTCAGCATTTGCACCCACATCAAGCATATTTACACCTAGTGGTGAATTTGTTACTGGTAATGTTGGCATTAATGCTGGTCGATCAACTTGTTTGATTCTTCCGATAATAAAAATACCTGCTGCAAGAAGTGCTCCAGTGTTCCCAAGTGAGAACATAGCATCGTTTTCCCCATCTTTAACTGATCTCGCTGCACGAACCATTGAGGAATTCTTTTTAGAACGAATAGCTTTAACAGGTTCATCTGTTCCTAGAATTTCTTCATCTGTATGAACAATTGTAATGTTTTTATTGTTCTGTAATACTTCTTTTATCTTAGTTTCATCGCCATAAAGGACAAACTCTAAGTCTGACCATTCGTCACGAGCCTTTTCAATACCCTCAACTACTACCTGAGGTGCATTGTCTCCACCCATTGCGTCTACAGCTATTTTCATTTTTATTCCTCACTAATCGAAATTATTTAGTTGTTCAAATTCAACACTTAAAAACAATTTTAACACTTTATTTTCTGGTTTTTCGATTGCATCGTCATCCTTAAATAATTGTTCAGCTTCCTGCTGAGCCGTTTCAAGAATATTAAAATCAACTATCGGATTTCCTACTTTAAAATCAGGTAATCCAGATTGCTTACTGCCTAACAAATCACCAGAGCCACGCATCTTTAAATCTTCTTCTGCTAACACAAATCCATCAGTTGTCGTCGTAAGTATTTTCATACGTTCAAGTGCAATTTCATTTTTAGGATCTGCAATCAAAATACAATATGACTGCTTATCTCCACGACCAACACGCCCTCTCAATTGATGTAATTGTGATAAACCGAATCGATTCGCATCATAAATCACCATGACAGTTGCATTTGGAACATCCACTCCAACTTCAATAACGGTCGTGGAAACCAAGACATCAATTTTTTGAGCACTAAAATCATCCATAACTGATTCTTTTTCATCATTGGGCATTTGACCGTGTAAAAGTCCAATTTTATATTTGGGTGCAAACAATTCATTGAACTTATCAAAAATTAATTCAGCATTCTTTAAATCAATTTTTTCAGATTCTGAAATTAATGGAGTTACCACATAAACTTGTGCATGGTCCTCAAGCTGCTTTTTAACAAAACGATACATCTGTTCAACTTTTTGACTACGTATCCAATATGTTTGAATTGGTTTTCGTCCAGATGGAAGTTCATCTATACGAGAAACATCCATATCTCCATAAGTTGTAATAGCCAGTGTTCTTGGAATTGGAGTCGCCGTCATTGCGAGCACATCCGGATTTGGACCTTTTTCTCTTAAAGCT encodes:
- the rplS gene encoding 50S ribosomal protein L19, encoding MKPLIQAITKEQLRSDIPEFRAGDTVRVHAKVVEGTRERIQLFEGVVIKKHGTGISETYTVRKMSSGVGVERTFPLNTPRVDKVDVVRYGRVRRSKLYFLRDRTGKAARIKERRRDI
- a CDS encoding YneF family protein gives rise to the protein MWPIVIAAIIGVLAGVVIGFFVARWYMKKYFQDNPPISADMIKQMMAQMGQKPSQKKLNQVMASMKAQQKKEK
- the rimM gene encoding ribosome maturation factor RimM (Essential for efficient processing of 16S rRNA) — its product is MSDKLFRVGKIVNTHGIKGEVRVISITDFPEERFKSGSKLIMKSKAGNKEFTIESSRKHKNFILLKFKGFDNINDVEQYKGNELFTSNEIKPELAEGEFLYSQIVGLPVVDEKLGEIGKVTEIMELGPNDVWVVKGPKYDEVLIPYIEDVVKKVDIDNKVINVDLPDGLID
- the trmD gene encoding tRNA (guanosine(37)-N1)-methyltransferase TrmD, encoding MDISILSIFPRMFDALNESVIGKAQEKGLLNLQVIDFRDFTTNKQHHVDDTPYGGGAGMLLQAQPIYDAMSYLETENPGKKRVVLLDPAGKTFDTKMAQSFAKEEQLVFICGHYEGFDERIKDLVTDEVSIGDYILTGGELPTMSMIDATMRFVPGVLGNNFSAEEESFSHGLLEYPQYTRPADFRGKEVPEVLTSGNHEKIRIWRLKESLRKTLIRRPDLLETIDLTKEEEKLLREIRSEM
- a CDS encoding DUF896 domain-containing protein, with protein sequence MTKNETLVEKLNDLAHKAKDRTITKEEEEEQRALRKEYLENFRAGFKSQIEMMRVFDKEGKEVTPEKVRKIQREKGLRDD
- the ffh gene encoding signal recognition particle protein — translated: MAFEGLSERLNKVFSSLRGKGKLSEDDVRTVMREVRMALLEADVNFDVVKDFIKQVRERSLGAEVMDSLTPSQQVVKIVDDELTKLMGTEAVPLNKAPHIPTIIMMVGLQGAGKTTTAGKLAKYLMANDKARPLFIAGDVYRPAAIEQLKTVAEQVGAPVYEEGTDKNPVDIVRNGLAKAAENKNDYVIIDTAGRLEIDEKLMDELKQIKELAQPNEILFVADSMTGQVAAKVAAGFDEQLDITGVVLTKLDGDTRGGAALSIRAVTGKPIKFIGQGEKLDQLDVFHPDRMANRILGMGDMLTLIEKTQKEYDQKQAEDMAEKIKANSFDFNDFIDQMDQIQKMGPLDEIMKMIPGMANNPALANVNIDEKDISHLKAIVYSMTPKEREDPKLLNPSRRRRIAAGSGRSVQEVNRMIKQFKQSQDMMKQMSKGNMNGMDQLMGNGVQGRLGKMAMHSMVRKQKKNKKKRLKKIKRFKSN
- the rpsP gene encoding 30S ribosomal protein S16; protein product: MSVKIRMKRMGSKLRPFYRIVVADSRAPRDGRFIEQVGYYNPISQPEELKLDDDKIMDWLQKGAQPSDTVHNLLKKHGLMQKYHESKYTK
- the lexA gene encoding transcriptional repressor LexA, which gives rise to MSKNEGSKQTQILECIHDYLDEHGYPPTVREICEAVDLSSTSTVHGHLSRLEKKGYIQRDPTKPRALELTISGLNLIGIKSKEIPIIGTVAAGQPISAEQDFEGTFPIPPDLSRDSGELFMLKIHGESMINVGILDGDQVIVHEQNTANNGEIVIAMTEDIEATCKRFYAENGHYRLQPENDTMDPIILENVEIVGKVVGLYRPQIF
- the ftsY gene encoding signal recognition particle-docking protein FtsY produces the protein MGLFDRIKKAFSGNDKEDEKKQNEEVNEEQTDQQSSDQVSPDDTSVVEEKPQATSKSEDDKDEDANAKKSESEISSESNEETESDSSVEKSNDSTKLEEESTDSEVSTSDSSSTESVEDKSTETQPEETETNVLEENDTQTTEDATDGSVQESETNSDEKDDVKEYDEGLKKSRTSFSARFNKFLANFRSVDEEFFDDLEELLIESDVGYETAMRISDELREEVKLKNVKKRADVSDVIVEKLVDMYDEEGKEEDNTLHFSQDKNPTVFLFVGVNGAGKTTTIGKLAHRFQSQGKKVLLAAGDTFRAGAIEQLQVWGKRVNVPVEAKAAQTDPASVVYDAVQRAINEDFDILLVDTAGRLQNKQNLMRELEKIKRVITKELPDAPQEVLLVLDGSTGQNALSQAKQFNETTNVTGIVLTKLDGSSQGGIVLPIRNELHLPVKLVGLGEQMDDLRDFDAEKFIYGLFKDLIVDSGE
- the ylxM gene encoding YlxM family DNA-binding protein, with amino-acid sequence MDMKKTNEINLLYNFYHTLLTSKQDKYMNLYYVEDFSLGEIAEQLHVSRQAVLDNIHRSVSSLERFEKELNLIDKTQEIDDIANELSNLVSNKYSNDKELLALVTRISKINEM